A region from the Tachyglossus aculeatus isolate mTacAcu1 chromosome Y4, mTacAcu1.pri, whole genome shotgun sequence genome encodes:
- the BDH2 gene encoding 3-hydroxybutyrate dehydrogenase type 2, producing MGRLDGKVIVLTAAAQGIGWAAALAFAKEGAKVIATDISEARLRELEDCLGIQTRILDVTKKEQIEEFSKEVESLDVLFNVAGFVHHGTILECEEKDWDFSMNPNVRSMYLMIKVFLPKMLAQKSGNIINMSSVASSIKGVVNRCVYSTSKAAVIGLTKSVAADFIHQGIRCNCICPGTVDTPSLRDRIQARPDPEQALSDFVARQKTGRMATAEEVALLCVYLASDEAAYVTGNEMIIDGGWSL from the exons ATGGGTCGGCTTGATGGTAAAGTCATTGTGTTGACTGCAGCAGCTCAAGGGATTGGCTGGGCAGCTGCTTTG GCTTTTGCAAAGGAAGGTGCCAAGGTCATAGCCACTGATATCAGTGAGGCCCGACTGCGAGAACTGGAGGACTGTCTAG GAATTCAGACTCGGATACTGGATGTGACCAAGAAGGAGCAGATTgaggagttctccaaggaagttgaAAGCCTTGATGTCCTCTTCAACGTTGCTGg GTTCGTCCATCATGGGACTATCCTGGAGTGTGAAGAGAAAGATTGGGATTTCAGCATGAATCCCAATGTTCGCAGCATGTACCTCATGATTAAGGTGTTCCTTCCCAAA ATGCTTGCTCAGAAATCTGGCAACATTATCAACATGTCTTCTGTGGCTTCCAGCATCAAAg GGGTGGTAAACAGATGTGTATACAGCACCTCCAAAGCAGCTGTGATTGGACTGACCAAATCTGTGGCAGCAGACTTCATCCATCAAGGCATCAGATGCAACTGCATTTGTCCCG GGACGGTGGATACCCCATCTCTGCGGGATAGAATCCAAGCCAGGCCCGACCCGGAGCAG GCCCTGAGCGACTTCGTAGCCAGACAGAAGACTGGAAGAATGGCCACTGCTGAAGAGGTAGCTCTTCTCTGCGTGTATCTGGCCTCTGATGAG